A genomic region of Miscanthus floridulus cultivar M001 chromosome 3, ASM1932011v1, whole genome shotgun sequence contains the following coding sequences:
- the LOC136546103 gene encoding GTP-binding protein BRASSINAZOLE INSENSITIVE PALE GREEN 2, chloroplastic, giving the protein MLSRARRLHPAVRRFLLPNTPAPSRPPPLPPQHSASAQTSKTLSILFRRHLCSSPPATPPSTSPPPAVVSSDLPVVRVNEVCPGCGIAMQSSDPALPGFFLLPSAKSPDYRARLAPVTVDDTRISASLKSGHLREDLEPSGGYKPAAAAAETAEAKGEGKVLVCARCHSLRHYGRVKHPDAERLLPDFDFVAAVGPRLASPSGARSLVLLLTDASDFDGSFPRAVARLVAAAGEAHRADWKHGAPANLPRALLVVTKLDLLPTPSLSPDDVHAWAHSRARAGAGSDLLLAGVHLVSAARGWGVRDLLEHVRELAGTRGNVWAVGARNVGKSTLLNAIARCSGIVGRPTLTEAPVPGTTLDVIKLDGVLGAQAKLFDTPGLLHGHQLTSRLTSEEMKLVQVRKEMSPRTYRIKTGQSIHIGGLVRLDVEELTVGSIYVTVWASPLVPLHMGKTENAAALMKEHFGLQLQPPIGQERVKELGKWVRKQFKVSGNSWDTNSKDIAIAGLGWFGIGLKGEAVLGLWAYDGVDVISRSSLVHEKASIFEEAGFTVSQIVSKADSMTNKLKSTKKPNKKERTRIASPVIEPEASEPASNIDA; this is encoded by the exons ATGCTATCCCGCGCGCGGCGCCTCCACCCCGCCGTCCGCCGGTTCCTCCTCCCAAACACGCCTGCACCCTCCCGTCCTCCTCCGCTCCCACCTCAACACAGCGCTTCCGCCCAAACCTCTAAAACCTTATCGATCCTCTTCCGCCGCCACCTCTGCTCCTCACCACCCGCAACGCCGCCGTCCACATCACCGCCTCCAGCGGTGGTATCTTCTGACCTCCCGGTCGTCCGCGTCAATGAAGTCTGCCCGGGATGCGGAATCGCCATGCAATCCTCCGACCCCGCGCTCCCGGGGTTCTTCTTGCTCCCCTCCGCAAAATCCCCCGACTACCGCGCGCGCCTCGCGCCCGTCACCGTCGACGACACCCGAATATCCGCCTCCCTCAAGTCCGGTCACCTCCGGGAGGACTTAGAGCCGTCGGGGGGCTACAagccggccgcggcggcggctgagACGGCGGAGGCCAAGGGAGAGGGCAAGGTGTTGGTGTGCGCGCGATGCCACTCGCTGCGCCACTACGGCCGCGTCAAGCATCCGGACGCCGAGCGGCTCCTCCCGGACTTCGACTTCGTCGCCGCCGTCGGCCCGCGCCTCGCGTCGCCTTCCGGGGCCAGGTCACTAGTGCTGCTCCTGACGGACGCCTCTGACTTCGATGGCTCGTTCCCGCGCGCCGTCGCACGGTTGGTGGCCGCAGCCGGCGAGGCCCACCGCGCGGACTGGAAGCACGGGGCCCCGGCCAACCTCCCACGCGCGCTGCTCGTGGTCACCAAGCTCGACCTGCTCCCCACGCCGTCCCTGTCCCCCGACGATGTGCACGCGTGGGCGCACTCCCGCGCTCGCGCCGGTGCGGGTTCCGACCTTCTGCTCGCTGGGGTGCACTTGGTTAGCGCCGCGCGCGGATGGGGCGTCCGCGACCTGCTCGAACATGTGCGCGAGCTCGCCGGGACGCGCGGCAATGTCTGGGCCGTGGGTGCGCGGAATGTTGGCAAGTCAACGCTGCTCAATGCGATTGCCAGATGCTCTGGCATAGTCGGGCGACCCACCTTGACGGAGGCTCCAGTTCCGGGAACGACCCTTGACGTGATTAAGCTAGACGGCGTTCTTGGCGCTCAAGCGAAGCTGTTTGATACTCCTGGACTTCTCCATGGGCATCAGTTGACATCTAGACTGACGAGCGAGGAGATGAAGTTGGTTCAAGTGAGAAAGGAGATGAGTCCCAGAACTTACAGAATAAAG ACAGGACAGTCTATACATATTGGTGGACTGGTGCGCCTGGATGTTGAAGAGTTAACTGTAGGATCGATTTATGTTACAGTTTGGGCATCACCACTTGTCCCACTTCACATGGGAAAGACAGAAAACGCAGCAGCATTGATGAAAGAACACTTTGGCTTACAACTACAG CCTCCCATAGGCCAGGAGCGGGTAAAGGAGCTTGGTAAATGGGTGAGGAAACAGTTCAAAGTTTCTGGGAACAGTTGGGATACAAACTCTAAGGATATAGCCATTGCTGGTCTTGGCTGGTTTGGAATTGGGCTGAAAGGAGAGGCGGTGTTAGGATTATGGGCCTATGATGGTGTTGATGTCATCTCCAGGAGCTCCTTAGTCCATGAGAAAGCTTCAATTTTTGAAGAAGCTGGTTTCACAGTTTCTCAGATTGTTTCTAAGGCAGATAGCATGACCAATAAgctgaagagcaccaagaagccAAACAAGAAGGAGAGAACGAGAATTGCTTCTCCTGTCATAGAGCCGGAAGCTTCAGAACCTGCTTCCAACATAGATGCTTGA
- the LOC136546101 gene encoding pathogen-associated molecular patterns-induced protein A70-like: MMAAEWWWAPLPAWLSSSALWFLLVNAVVAAVAVLSRARPLLPSPRRGSGVTPRASSAVLQRLRSFSIFSFPSACFNTTPFPHPDAATTATASAETQEPATTKPSPRALPLPPSPLSSSGRAPGADDDEPSGMSMDEAYALALEARRRPDREREEAARRSEVDAKAEEFIRGFKEDLRQQRLNSIFNYTQMLKQRALGGGAGRRPPDQL, translated from the coding sequence ATGATGGCGGCGGAGTGGTGGTGGGCGCCGCTGCCGGCGTGGCTGAGCTCCAGCGCGTTATGGTTCCTCCTCGTCAACGCGGTCGTCGCCGCCGTTGCCGTCCTCTCCAGGGCACGCCCGCTGCTGCCGTCTCCACGACGCGGGTCCGGGGTCACGCCGAGGGCCTCCTCCGCGGTGCTGCAGCGCCTCCGCTCCTTCTCCATCTTCTCCTTCCCCTCCGCCTGCTTCAACACCACGCCGTTCCCGCACCCTGACGCCGCCACCACAGCAACCGCCAGCGCCGAAACACAGGAGCCGGCGACGACCAAGCCGTCCCCCCGCGCGCTCCCACTCCCGCCATCGCCGCTGTCGTCGTCGGGGCGCGCGCCGGGGGCAGACGACGACGAGCCCAGCGGGATGAGCATGGACGAGGCCTACGCGCTGGCGCTGGAGGCGCGCCGGCGGCCGGaccgggagagggaggaggcggcCAGGAGGTCCGAGGTGGACGCCAAGGCCGAGGAGTTCATCCGCGGCTTCAAGGAGGACCTGCGCCAGCAGCGCCTCAACTCCATCTTCAACTACACCCAGATGCTCAAGCAGCGcgcgctcggcggcggcgccggccgccggccgccagATCAGCTTTGA